From Gammaproteobacteria bacterium, one genomic window encodes:
- a CDS encoding phospholipase D family protein yields the protein MSLRAAFESLPPTGGEHTALTLLPQNPDAWAARWRLLASAHESLDISYFIRYSARRIEALGLSWRKDLEKLPPNSPISSDNALSQAFFMEQWPELLANVPGLRIFVSGKPHTVHSKLTVFDDQVALVGTYNLDPISMAINSEIMAAVWSRRFAEDVGAHAYQQVKHGTPYVYEYTIQRDAKGRAVRGQDGRPIVTFGPKDHAQPDEWRKVQLYWTMLRAAEKVPGFSPLF from the coding sequence ATGAGCCTACGCGCCGCCTTCGAATCGTTGCCACCCACCGGCGGTGAGCACACGGCATTAACGTTGCTTCCGCAAAATCCCGATGCCTGGGCGGCGCGCTGGCGCTTGCTCGCCAGTGCTCATGAATCGCTCGATATCAGTTATTTCATCCGGTACAGCGCGCGTCGGATCGAGGCGCTGGGTTTGTCGTGGCGCAAAGACTTAGAAAAGCTTCCGCCTAATAGCCCGATCTCCAGCGACAATGCGCTCAGTCAGGCGTTCTTTATGGAGCAGTGGCCGGAGTTGCTGGCGAATGTACCGGGTTTGCGCATTTTTGTTTCGGGCAAGCCGCACACCGTGCACTCGAAGTTGACCGTGTTCGACGATCAGGTGGCGTTGGTCGGGACCTACAATCTCGATCCCATTAGCATGGCCATCAACAGTGAAATCATGGCCGCTGTTTGGTCGCGTCGTTTTGCCGAAGATGTGGGTGCCCATGCTTACCAGCAAGTGAAACACGGTACGCCTTATGTCTACGAATACACTATCCAGCGCGATGCCAAGGGCCGTGCCGTACGTGGACAAGACGGCCGGCCGATCGTTACGTTCGGACCGAAAGACCATGCGCAGCCCGACGAATGGCGCAAGGTTCAGCTCTATTGGACGATGCTACGCGCCGCGGAAAAAGTGCCGGGATTTTCGCCACTTTTTTAG
- a CDS encoding endonuclease/exonuclease/phosphatase family protein, with protein MMLDSQYHRNYCLNALCTYLKTSFVTVLTLLCIACSFLEAGSGFGSRVASAVCANAGAPWIVQDDSGNAELTAVSSFPTLRTATYNIHSGLGLKHAFYQSRATVEKHLRGIAEAITAQASAPVDVIALNEVDFSARRSGSFDQAQFLARLLKEKSGEHYQVIYGETWHRDTARFEVRFGNAALVRHPVLAATACNYDDTSRCGIPAATADMPPLRATGVVNRIVREARGLIKFTIDFHGQEIDIVVTHLDAFVLPEREAQAAHLLKRFVDPQRTTVVLGDFNAVPTEMTQRRAFFSADRTHDCDPRVS; from the coding sequence GTGATGCTCGACAGTCAGTACCATCGCAACTATTGTTTAAACGCATTGTGTACCTACCTGAAAACTTCCTTCGTTACGGTGTTGACGCTCTTGTGTATCGCCTGTTCGTTTCTCGAAGCGGGCAGCGGCTTCGGTAGTCGCGTCGCGTCCGCCGTTTGTGCGAATGCCGGTGCGCCATGGATCGTGCAGGACGATAGCGGTAATGCAGAACTCACTGCGGTGTCGTCGTTCCCGACGTTGCGTACTGCCACTTACAACATTCACAGTGGTCTCGGCCTGAAGCATGCGTTTTATCAGTCGCGTGCCACCGTCGAAAAACATCTACGCGGCATCGCCGAGGCAATAACCGCGCAGGCGTCGGCGCCGGTGGATGTGATTGCATTGAATGAGGTGGATTTTTCGGCGCGGCGCAGCGGCAGCTTCGATCAGGCGCAGTTCCTCGCCCGTTTGCTCAAAGAAAAAAGCGGTGAGCACTATCAAGTGATTTACGGTGAAACTTGGCATCGCGATACCGCCAGGTTCGAAGTGCGTTTCGGCAACGCCGCGCTGGTGCGGCATCCGGTGTTGGCGGCGACCGCCTGCAATTACGACGATACCTCCCGATGTGGTATACCGGCGGCGACGGCGGATATGCCGCCCCTGCGAGCGACCGGTGTTGTCAATCGGATCGTACGCGAAGCACGTGGGTTAATTAAGTTCACGATCGATTTTCACGGACAAGAAATCGATATCGTCGTTACTCACCTCGATGCATTCGTGTTGCCCGAGCGCGAAGCGCAGGCGGCGCATCTTCTAAAACGATTCGTCGATCCGCAGCGGACTACGGTTGTCTTGGGCGATTTCAATGCCGTGCCGACGGAAATGACACAGCGGCGTGCATTTTTTTCCGCCGATCGCACGCATGACTGCGATCCTAGGGTCTCTTAA